From Enhydrobacter sp., the proteins below share one genomic window:
- a CDS encoding dihydrofolate reductase family protein, whose translation MKPYVLCHMVSSVDGRIWGSRWRPRSNVVPNLFETLHDRLVAEHGGGSWLCGRVTAQEFARGKGKVYPPTAETFARENWFARRDAKAWGIFLDAHGKAVWERSDIGGDAILVILTEAVPDSHLAGLRADGVSYIFAGRTEIDLAAALETLNRELGIERLMLEGGGGANGALLRAGLVDEVSLVVCAAIDGSTGGPVVFNSGDADLGPAPIEAMTLVSHDVLEKGAVWLRYRLVNQPPSGR comes from the coding sequence ATGAAGCCCTACGTCCTGTGCCACATGGTGAGCAGCGTCGACGGCCGCATCTGGGGCAGCCGCTGGCGGCCCCGGTCGAACGTCGTCCCCAATCTCTTCGAGACCCTGCACGATCGGCTGGTCGCCGAGCACGGCGGCGGGTCGTGGCTGTGCGGGCGGGTCACCGCCCAGGAATTCGCGCGCGGCAAGGGCAAGGTCTATCCGCCGACCGCCGAGACATTCGCGCGCGAGAACTGGTTCGCGCGGCGCGACGCCAAGGCGTGGGGCATCTTCCTGGACGCGCACGGCAAGGCGGTATGGGAGCGCTCCGACATCGGCGGCGACGCGATCCTGGTGATCCTGACCGAAGCTGTCCCCGATTCGCACCTGGCCGGCCTGCGCGCCGACGGCGTCTCCTACATCTTCGCCGGCAGGACCGAAATCGACCTCGCGGCCGCACTCGAGACCCTGAACCGCGAGCTCGGCATCGAACGGCTGATGCTCGAAGGCGGCGGCGGCGCGAACGGCGCCCTGCTGCGCGCCGGCCTGGTCGACGAGGTGAGCCTCGTCGTCTGCGCCGCCATCGACGGCAGCACGGGCGGCCCCGTCGTCTTCAACTCGGGCGACGCCGATCTCGGGCCCGCGCCGATCGAGGCCATGACGCTCGTGAGCCACGACGTGCTGGAGAAGGGCGCGGTGTGGCTGCGCTACCGGCTGGTCAATCAGCCGCCTTCTGGTCGATGA
- a CDS encoding PaaI family thioesterase, translated as MAIQRPADARPVARYAFRGFNGLIGHRVVAWRPGFVEMTLKIRPELCNANGLLHGGVLMTLLDSASGFACTFNETATARRLSVTLAFTTQFIKAAREGDTLAILGAWRPSSSQSTFAAETEIYDQAGDLVATGAGTFRYLKGERSDGVLTFIDQKAAD; from the coding sequence ATGGCGATCCAACGACCGGCCGACGCGCGGCCGGTCGCTCGCTACGCGTTTCGCGGCTTCAACGGGCTGATCGGGCATCGGGTCGTCGCCTGGCGACCGGGCTTCGTCGAGATGACGCTGAAGATCCGGCCCGAGCTCTGCAACGCCAACGGGCTGCTGCACGGCGGCGTGCTGATGACCCTGCTCGATTCGGCGAGCGGCTTCGCCTGCACCTTCAACGAGACCGCCACGGCACGGCGGCTGAGCGTCACGCTCGCCTTCACCACCCAGTTCATCAAGGCGGCGCGCGAAGGCGACACGCTCGCCATCCTCGGTGCCTGGCGGCCGTCGTCCAGCCAGAGCACCTTCGCCGCCGAGACCGAGATCTACGACCAGGCGGGCGACCTGGTGGCGACCGGCGCTGGCACCTTCCGCTACCTCAAGGGCGAGAGGAGCGACGGCGTGCTGACCTTCATCGACCAGAAGGCGGCTGATTGA
- a CDS encoding IclR family transcriptional regulator, producing the protein MGNVSHLVTRTAALQSSTENGLAEGMPAKDRQFVTALARGLDILRAFHAGEGMLGNQEIAHRTGLPKPTVARLTHTLTELGYLNYIRRFRKYELGASVLALGYAAISSMDVRRASRQPLEQLAHALNASTALGGRDRHSMIYLEACRGPSVVAITHDVGTRVPMASTAMGRAYLFSLPDADRNKHIDAIRRRWRDDWSKVKTGMERSFKELAERGFCVTWGEWLPELCGVGAPLRNTDGTAAYAINASAPIYQISKDRLEADWGPRLVKVARDIRTGMAAQPAAPSPVPTVRPNLNGQRPPMAAMARR; encoded by the coding sequence ATGGGCAATGTCAGTCATCTCGTCACGCGAACTGCCGCTCTGCAAAGCTCGACCGAGAACGGCCTCGCCGAAGGCATGCCGGCCAAGGACCGGCAGTTCGTGACGGCGCTGGCTCGTGGCCTCGACATCCTGCGCGCCTTCCATGCCGGCGAGGGCATGCTGGGCAACCAGGAGATCGCGCATCGCACGGGCCTGCCCAAGCCGACGGTCGCCCGCCTCACGCACACGCTGACCGAGCTCGGCTACCTCAACTACATCCGTCGCTTCCGCAAGTACGAGCTCGGCGCCTCGGTGCTGGCGCTCGGCTACGCGGCGATCTCGAGCATGGACGTGCGTCGCGCCTCGCGTCAGCCGCTCGAGCAGCTCGCCCATGCGCTCAACGCCTCGACCGCGCTCGGCGGCCGCGATCGCCACTCGATGATCTATCTCGAGGCCTGCCGCGGTCCGTCGGTCGTCGCCATCACGCATGACGTCGGCACGCGCGTGCCGATGGCGAGCACGGCGATGGGCCGCGCCTACCTGTTCTCGCTGCCCGATGCCGACCGCAACAAGCACATCGACGCCATCCGCCGCCGCTGGCGCGACGACTGGTCGAAGGTGAAGACCGGCATGGAACGCTCGTTCAAGGAGCTGGCCGAACGCGGCTTCTGCGTCACCTGGGGCGAGTGGCTGCCCGAGCTGTGCGGCGTCGGCGCGCCGCTGCGCAACACCGACGGTACCGCGGCCTACGCCATCAACGCCTCGGCGCCGATCTACCAGATCAGCAAGGATCGGCTCGAGGCCGACTGGGGCCCGCGCCTGGTCAAGGTCGCGCGCGACATCCGCACCGGCATGGCGGCCCAGCCCGCCGCACCGAGCCCGGTGCCGACCGTCCGGCCGAACCTCAACGGCCAGCGGCCGCCGATGGCGGCGATGGCGCGCCGCTAG
- a CDS encoding exodeoxyribonuclease VII small subunit, with product MTRARVSAARVEKGFEILANRGRFARSHRPALAPSSRGGYHSITPCREVELAKEPAVPKDIASLSFEDALKELEAIVQQLERGQVKLDEAISAYERGALLKRHCEQKLAEAKMKVEKIVFQADGSVGTQPADLT from the coding sequence ATGACGAGAGCGCGGGTTTCAGCCGCAAGGGTTGAGAAAGGGTTCGAAATCCTCGCGAATCGCGGCAGATTCGCGCGTTCCCACAGGCCCGCGCTGGCACCTTCGAGCCGAGGCGGGTACCATTCGATAACCCCTTGTCGAGAGGTAGAATTGGCCAAGGAACCCGCCGTCCCCAAGGACATCGCAAGCCTGTCGTTCGAGGATGCGCTGAAGGAGCTGGAGGCCATCGTCCAGCAGCTCGAGCGCGGCCAGGTGAAGCTCGACGAGGCGATTTCGGCCTACGAGCGCGGCGCCCTGCTGAAGCGGCACTGCGAGCAGAAGCTGGCCGAGGCCAAGATGAAGGTCGAGAAGATCGTGTTCCAGGCCGACGGTTCGGTGGGCACCCAACCGGCCGACCTGACCTGA
- a CDS encoding polyprenyl synthetase family protein, translating into MPLSSFRQFDAALASAASSVEQTMDRLLPKGSADEARIYEAMRYASLGGGKRLRAFFVLAGATLFKVAPLSALRTASAIEFVHAYSLVHDDLPAMDDDDLRRGRPSCHRQFDEATAILAGDALQALAFEVLAHADTHGDPAVRAALVAELAHAAGAHGMVGGQMLDLLAEAKGTEMSIGAITRLQRLKTGALISFSCSAGAILGKAADPLRHALLAYAHDLGLAFQIVDDLLDVEGEAATIGKTPGKDEATGKATFVSILGRERARAQASLLARQAAAHLEPFGDRADLLKQAANFVVTRRA; encoded by the coding sequence ATGCCTCTTTCGTCGTTCCGCCAGTTCGACGCCGCGCTCGCGTCGGCGGCCAGCTCCGTCGAGCAGACCATGGACCGGCTGCTACCCAAGGGCAGCGCCGACGAGGCCCGCATCTACGAGGCGATGCGCTATGCGAGCCTGGGCGGCGGCAAGCGGCTGCGTGCCTTTTTCGTACTGGCCGGCGCGACGCTCTTCAAAGTCGCGCCGCTGTCGGCCCTGCGCACGGCGAGTGCGATCGAGTTCGTCCACGCCTATTCGCTGGTCCATGACGACCTGCCGGCGATGGACGACGACGATCTGCGGCGGGGACGCCCGTCCTGTCACAGGCAGTTCGACGAGGCGACCGCGATCCTGGCGGGCGACGCCCTGCAGGCCCTCGCCTTCGAGGTGCTGGCGCACGCCGACACGCACGGCGATCCCGCGGTTCGGGCCGCTCTGGTGGCGGAACTGGCGCATGCCGCCGGCGCGCACGGCATGGTCGGCGGCCAGATGCTCGACCTGCTGGCTGAAGCCAAAGGGACCGAGATGTCGATCGGCGCCATCACCCGCCTGCAGCGCCTCAAGACCGGCGCATTGATCTCGTTTTCCTGCTCCGCCGGCGCCATCCTCGGCAAGGCAGCCGATCCCCTGCGCCATGCGTTGTTGGCCTATGCCCACGACCTCGGCCTGGCCTTCCAGATCGTCGACGACCTGCTCGACGTCGAGGGCGAGGCCGCCACGATCGGCAAGACGCCGGGCAAGGACGAGGCCACGGGCAAGGCCACTTTCGTTTCGATCCTCGGTCGCGAACGGGCGCGGGCACAGGCGTCGCTGCTGGCGCGGCAGGCCGCCGCGCATCTCGAGCCGTTCGGGGATCGCGCGGACTTGCTGAAGCAGGCCGCCAATTTCGTGGTCACGCGACGCGCATGA
- the dxs gene encoding 1-deoxy-D-xylulose-5-phosphate synthase → MTGQSATPLLDTVTLPADIRRLRADQLRQLADELRQETISAVSVTGGHLGAGLGVVELTVALHYVFDTPRDRLLWDVGHQAYPHKIVTGRRGRIRTLRQEGGLSGFTRRSESEYDPFGAAHSSTSISAGLGMAVARDLAGGSNHVVAVIGDGAMSAGMAYEAMNNAGHLRSRLIVILNDNDMSIAPPVGAMSAHLSRLLSGRPYVTLRNFGRSVAEALPRPLEMAARRAEEFARGFVAGGTLFDELGFYYVGPVDGHNIDHLLPVLKNARDSKLDKPILIHVVTKKGKGYPPAEASADKYHGVVKFDVITGKQSKPAANAPAYQAVFAKALIAEAEVDPRIVAVTAAMPSGTSIDKFAERFPERTFDVGIAEQHGVTFSAGMACEGYKPFAAIYSTFLQRGYDQVVHDVAIQKLPVRFAIDRAGLVGADGATHAGSFDVAYLACLPDFVVMAASDELELMHMVATAAAIDDRPSSFRYPRGEGYGVELPARGTPLEIGKGRIVREGTKIALLSFGARLQECLAAAEDLGAKGLSTTVADARFAKPLDTDLIRRLAREHEVLITIEEGSVGGFASHVLQELATSGMLDHGLKVRPMVLPDRFIDHAAPARQYQWAGLDAAHIVDTALAALGRQAERARG, encoded by the coding sequence ATGACCGGTCAGAGTGCGACACCGCTTCTCGACACCGTGACCCTGCCCGCCGACATCCGGCGGCTGCGGGCCGACCAGCTGCGCCAGCTCGCCGACGAATTGCGCCAGGAGACGATCTCGGCGGTGTCGGTGACGGGCGGTCATCTCGGCGCCGGACTGGGCGTCGTCGAACTGACGGTGGCGCTGCACTACGTCTTCGATACGCCGCGCGACCGGCTCTTGTGGGATGTCGGGCACCAGGCCTATCCGCACAAGATCGTCACCGGCCGGCGCGGCCGCATCCGCACCCTGCGCCAGGAAGGCGGCCTGTCCGGCTTCACCCGGCGCAGCGAGAGCGAGTACGACCCGTTCGGCGCGGCACACTCCTCGACCTCCATTTCCGCCGGACTTGGCATGGCGGTGGCGCGCGACCTGGCGGGCGGCAGCAACCATGTCGTGGCGGTGATCGGCGACGGCGCGATGAGCGCCGGCATGGCCTACGAGGCGATGAACAACGCGGGTCACCTGCGCAGTCGCCTGATCGTCATCCTCAACGACAACGACATGTCGATCGCGCCGCCGGTCGGCGCCATGTCGGCGCACCTGTCGCGGCTCCTCTCCGGCCGACCCTACGTGACCCTGCGCAACTTCGGCCGCTCCGTCGCCGAGGCGTTGCCGAGGCCGCTCGAGATGGCGGCGCGACGCGCCGAGGAGTTCGCGCGCGGCTTCGTCGCCGGCGGCACCCTGTTCGACGAGCTCGGTTTTTACTACGTCGGCCCTGTCGACGGGCACAACATCGATCACCTCCTGCCGGTCCTGAAGAACGCCCGCGACAGCAAGCTCGACAAGCCCATCCTGATCCATGTCGTCACCAAGAAGGGCAAGGGCTATCCGCCGGCCGAAGCGAGCGCCGACAAGTACCACGGCGTCGTGAAGTTCGACGTCATCACCGGCAAGCAGTCCAAGCCCGCCGCCAACGCGCCCGCCTACCAGGCGGTGTTCGCCAAGGCGCTGATCGCCGAGGCCGAGGTCGATCCCAGGATCGTCGCCGTCACCGCGGCGATGCCGTCGGGCACCAGCATCGACAAGTTCGCCGAGCGTTTCCCCGAGCGCACCTTCGATGTCGGCATCGCCGAGCAGCACGGCGTGACCTTCTCCGCCGGCATGGCCTGCGAGGGCTACAAGCCGTTCGCGGCGATCTACTCGACGTTCCTGCAGCGCGGTTACGACCAGGTCGTGCACGACGTCGCCATCCAGAAGCTGCCGGTCCGCTTCGCCATCGACCGCGCGGGCCTGGTCGGCGCCGACGGTGCCACGCATGCCGGCAGCTTCGACGTCGCCTATCTCGCCTGCCTGCCCGACTTCGTCGTCATGGCGGCATCGGACGAACTCGAGTTGATGCACATGGTGGCGACCGCGGCGGCGATCGACGATCGGCCGTCGTCGTTCCGCTATCCGCGCGGCGAGGGCTACGGTGTCGAATTGCCGGCGCGCGGCACGCCGCTCGAGATCGGCAAGGGCCGGATCGTGCGCGAAGGCACCAAGATCGCCCTGCTGAGTTTCGGCGCGCGCCTGCAGGAGTGCCTGGCCGCCGCCGAGGATCTCGGCGCCAAGGGCCTCAGCACCACCGTCGCCGACGCGCGCTTCGCCAAGCCGCTCGACACCGACCTGATCCGCCGGCTGGCGCGCGAGCACGAGGTGCTGATCACGATCGAGGAGGGATCGGTCGGCGGCTTCGCCAGCCACGTGCTGCAGGAGCTGGCGACCTCCGGCATGCTCGACCATGGCCTGAAGGTGCGGCCGATGGTGCTGCCCGACCGCTTCATCGATCACGCCGCGCCCGCACGTCAATACCAGTGGGCGGGCCTCGACGCGGCGCACATCGTCGACACCGCGCTCGCCGCCCTCGGCCGGCAGGCCGAACGCGCCCGCGGCTGA
- a CDS encoding hydroxyquinol 1,2-dioxygenase gives MSNASAQVVASDRSNESGYRAFRLGKFELSRDEYFVTIRWPAKGQMRSHQMSADAFLRACMRDVAWNFFYGWVNFDHVVGTRNHYGQVDLYAGSFNGVMKEAGVDYTERFDAEHIMATFKAILRDWVNEGFDPFAAPVETGTAFGTKHGENIGAIERVRVQTRRMPGLPGDSPLRDDLPVNRAFADVPQDEPEIVAEPGFEGELHAFSLFKYLSRSDVTWNPSVTAVCRASLACPTTEEYILPVFHGNDRVEWFIQLSDEIVWDVADKNTGAPRARVTMRAGDVAAMPADIRHQGYSRKRSMLYVWENVTPDLPQRYERGELSPYPVDF, from the coding sequence ATGTCGAACGCATCCGCACAGGTCGTCGCCAGCGACCGCAGCAACGAGAGCGGCTATCGCGCCTTCCGGCTCGGAAAGTTCGAGCTGTCGCGCGACGAGTACTTCGTCACCATCCGGTGGCCGGCCAAGGGACAGATGCGTTCGCACCAGATGTCCGCCGACGCCTTCCTGCGGGCCTGCATGCGCGACGTCGCCTGGAACTTCTTCTACGGCTGGGTCAATTTCGACCACGTCGTCGGCACGCGCAATCACTACGGCCAGGTCGATCTCTACGCCGGATCGTTCAACGGCGTCATGAAGGAAGCCGGCGTCGACTACACCGAGCGCTTCGACGCCGAGCACATCATGGCGACCTTCAAGGCGATCCTGCGGGATTGGGTGAACGAGGGCTTCGACCCGTTCGCCGCGCCGGTCGAGACCGGAACGGCGTTCGGCACCAAGCACGGCGAGAACATCGGCGCCATCGAGCGCGTCCGCGTCCAGACGAGGCGCATGCCGGGCTTGCCGGGCGATTCGCCGCTGCGCGACGACCTGCCGGTCAATCGTGCCTTCGCCGACGTGCCGCAGGACGAGCCCGAGATCGTCGCCGAACCCGGCTTCGAGGGCGAACTGCACGCCTTCAGTCTGTTCAAGTATCTCAGCCGGTCGGATGTCACCTGGAACCCATCGGTGACCGCGGTGTGCCGGGCCTCGCTCGCCTGTCCGACGACCGAGGAATACATCCTGCCCGTGTTCCATGGCAACGACCGCGTCGAGTGGTTCATCCAGCTCTCCGACGAGATCGTGTGGGACGTGGCCGACAAGAACACCGGCGCGCCGCGCGCGCGCGTCACGATGCGCGCCGGCGACGTCGCCGCCATGCCGGCCGACATCCGCCATCAGGGTTACTCGCGAAAGCGGTCGATGCTCTACGTCTGGGAGAACGTCACGCCCGACTTGCCGCAGCGCTACGAACGCGGCGAGCTGTCGCCGTATCCCGTCGACTTCTGA
- a CDS encoding hydroxyquinol 1,2-dioxygenase: protein MNTVFGSLNDYRKGGIEIVSGDPRHYVFSNVFEVASRSKPYERVVVGKNLEYVQEVMRAEGTSPWFACGHDEFALCMDGEVEVTLVKLDDPPPADRNGAVAVDGEPRGRRMGLIRLKRGHQALLPAGAAYRFAASKPGVVLQQTVLGPLSIQKWNEICLK, encoded by the coding sequence ATGAACACCGTGTTTGGATCGCTCAACGACTATCGCAAGGGTGGCATCGAGATCGTCAGTGGCGATCCCAGGCACTACGTCTTCTCGAACGTCTTCGAGGTCGCGTCGCGCTCGAAGCCGTACGAGCGCGTGGTCGTCGGCAAGAACCTCGAATACGTGCAGGAGGTCATGCGCGCCGAGGGGACGTCGCCCTGGTTCGCCTGCGGGCACGACGAGTTCGCCCTGTGCATGGACGGCGAGGTCGAGGTGACGCTGGTCAAGCTCGACGACCCGCCGCCGGCCGATCGCAACGGCGCCGTAGCGGTCGACGGCGAACCGCGTGGACGGCGCATGGGGCTGATCCGCCTCAAGCGCGGCCATCAGGCCTTGTTGCCCGCCGGGGCGGCCTACCGCTTCGCGGCGTCGAAGCCTGGCGTGGTGCTGCAGCAGACGGTGCTGGGGCCGCTCAGCATCCAGAAGTGGAACGAGATCTGCCTGAAGTAG
- a CDS encoding enoyl-CoA hydratase/isomerase family protein has translation MINYNVDGDGIATITWDMPNRTMNVLNEASMTAYAGALDEALKDDKVKGIIVTSGKDSFIAGADLDMLLNVDTSDAAKLMDQFSQLQKMFRRQETGGKPIVAAINGTALGGGFEICLACHYRIAAANPKTKVGQPEVKIGLLPGGGGTQRIPRLIGVMNAAPILLEGKDLTVDAAKGLGLIHEVVPANELLARAKAWLTAPATEQVVPEYAGKGAKPIDGRAVQPWDRKGFKTPGFPGGQVWSPPGVQTFIGGNAMIAGKTNGVYPAPKAIMSCVYEGLQLPFDTGLKVETRYFVSLLRDPVAKSMIRTLFFGLQEANKLARRPKGVPKQEYKKIGVLGAGLMGAGIATVSVQAGLDIVLVDRDQASADKGKAHIADELGKLVKRGRLAQDKADAMLAKVTATPDFGALKGCQIVIEAVFENREVKAEATKKAEAALAADAVFASNTSTLPITGLAEASARPANFIGLHFFSPVEKMPLVEIIVGTKTSQETLARALDFVQKIRKTPIVVNDSRGFFTSRVCGAFISEGHRLLKEGVPAAMIENCARFAGMPVGPLSLNDEVAIDLSWKIMDQTRRDAEAAGQKYEGSGADDILELMVKKLERFGRKNGKGFYDYPADGKKRLWPDLQKHFPADPKLLYGEGEDKRAKETEIKKRLLYVQAVDTARCLEANVLTDPQDGDVGSIMGLGFAPQTGGAISLIDQVGVKQFVAECDELAGKYGKQFEVPKLLRDMAAKGQSFYGKASAKAA, from the coding sequence ATGATCAACTACAACGTCGACGGCGACGGCATCGCCACCATCACTTGGGACATGCCGAACCGCACGATGAACGTGCTGAACGAGGCCTCGATGACGGCCTATGCCGGCGCCCTCGACGAGGCCCTCAAGGACGACAAGGTCAAGGGCATCATCGTCACGTCGGGCAAGGACAGCTTCATCGCCGGCGCCGATCTCGACATGCTGCTGAACGTCGACACGTCGGATGCCGCGAAGCTGATGGACCAGTTCAGCCAGCTGCAGAAGATGTTCCGGCGCCAGGAGACCGGCGGCAAGCCGATCGTCGCCGCCATCAACGGCACGGCGCTGGGCGGCGGCTTCGAGATCTGCCTCGCCTGCCACTATCGCATCGCCGCGGCCAATCCCAAGACCAAGGTCGGCCAGCCCGAGGTGAAGATAGGCCTGCTGCCGGGCGGCGGCGGCACGCAGCGCATCCCGCGCCTGATCGGCGTGATGAACGCGGCTCCCATCCTGCTGGAGGGCAAGGATCTCACGGTCGATGCCGCGAAGGGCCTCGGCCTGATCCACGAGGTCGTTCCCGCCAACGAGCTGCTCGCCAGGGCCAAGGCCTGGCTGACCGCGCCGGCGACCGAGCAGGTCGTTCCGGAATACGCCGGCAAGGGCGCCAAGCCGATCGACGGCCGGGCCGTGCAGCCGTGGGACCGCAAGGGCTTCAAGACGCCGGGCTTTCCCGGCGGCCAGGTATGGAGTCCGCCCGGCGTGCAGACCTTCATCGGCGGCAATGCCATGATCGCCGGCAAGACCAACGGCGTGTATCCGGCGCCCAAGGCGATCATGAGCTGCGTCTACGAGGGCCTGCAGCTGCCGTTCGACACCGGCCTCAAGGTCGAGACGCGCTACTTCGTCTCGCTGCTGCGCGATCCCGTCGCCAAGAGCATGATCCGCACGCTGTTCTTCGGTCTGCAGGAGGCGAACAAGCTCGCCCGCCGCCCCAAGGGCGTGCCGAAGCAGGAGTACAAGAAGATCGGCGTCCTCGGCGCCGGCCTGATGGGCGCCGGCATCGCCACGGTCTCGGTGCAGGCCGGCCTCGACATCGTGCTGGTCGATCGCGACCAGGCCTCGGCCGACAAGGGCAAGGCGCACATCGCCGACGAGCTCGGCAAGCTGGTCAAGCGCGGCCGCCTCGCGCAGGACAAGGCCGACGCCATGCTCGCCAAGGTGACGGCGACGCCGGACTTCGGCGCGCTCAAGGGTTGCCAGATCGTGATTGAGGCGGTGTTCGAGAACCGCGAAGTCAAGGCCGAGGCGACGAAGAAGGCCGAGGCGGCGCTCGCTGCCGACGCGGTGTTCGCTTCCAACACCTCGACCCTGCCGATCACCGGACTGGCCGAGGCCTCGGCGCGGCCGGCCAACTTCATCGGCCTGCATTTCTTCTCGCCCGTCGAGAAGATGCCGCTGGTCGAGATCATCGTCGGCACGAAGACCTCGCAGGAGACGCTCGCCCGCGCGCTCGACTTCGTGCAGAAGATCCGCAAGACGCCGATCGTGGTGAACGACAGCCGCGGTTTCTTCACGAGCCGCGTCTGCGGCGCCTTCATCTCCGAGGGCCATCGCCTGCTGAAGGAAGGCGTGCCGGCGGCGATGATCGAGAACTGCGCCAGGTTCGCCGGCATGCCGGTGGGCCCGCTGTCGCTCAACGACGAGGTGGCGATCGACCTGTCGTGGAAGATCATGGACCAGACGCGGCGTGATGCCGAGGCCGCTGGCCAGAAGTACGAGGGCTCGGGCGCCGACGATATTCTCGAGCTCATGGTCAAGAAGCTGGAGCGCTTCGGCCGCAAGAACGGCAAGGGCTTCTACGATTATCCGGCCGACGGCAAGAAGCGGCTCTGGCCGGACCTGCAGAAGCACTTCCCGGCCGATCCCAAGCTGCTCTACGGCGAGGGCGAGGACAAGCGCGCCAAGGAAACCGAGATCAAGAAGCGGCTGCTCTACGTCCAGGCCGTCGACACGGCGCGTTGCCTGGAGGCCAATGTGCTGACCGATCCGCAGGACGGCGACGTCGGCTCGATCATGGGACTGGGCTTCGCGCCTCAGACCGGAGGCGCGATCAGCCTGATCGACCAGGTCGGCGTCAAGCAGTTCGTCGCCGAGTGCGACGAGCTCGCCGGGAAGTACGGCAAGCAGTTCGAGGTGCCGAAGCTCCTGCGCGACATGGCAGCGAAGGGCCAGAGCTTCTACGGCAAGGCATCGGCAAAGGCGGCCTAG
- a CDS encoding acetyl-CoA C-acetyltransferase, whose protein sequence is MTDAYIYDAVRTPRGKGRKDGSLHEVTPVRLAVTALQAIRDRNKLDTHLVDDVVLGCVMPIGEQGADIARTAAVVAGYAETVSGVQVNRFCASGLEATNMAAAQVMSGQSEAAIGGGIESMSRVPMGSDGGAWPTDPAVAIPMYFVPQGISADLIATKYGLSRDDVDAYAVESQKRAKHAWDNGYFKKSIVPVRDQNGVELLANDELMRPTTTMQTLAALEPSFKMQGEMMPGFNAVAIQRYPEVEKINHVHHAGNSSGIVDGAAAILIGTKEFGQKAGLKPRARIRSFASVGSEPAIMLTGPAPSTEKALKRAGMGVKDIDLFELNEAFAAVVLRYMQILKMPHDKINVNGGAIAMGHPLGATGAMILGTLLDELERRNLSTGLATLCVGAGMGTATIIERV, encoded by the coding sequence ATGACCGACGCATACATCTACGACGCCGTCCGCACGCCGCGCGGCAAGGGCCGCAAGGACGGTTCGCTGCACGAGGTGACTCCGGTGCGCCTCGCGGTGACGGCCCTGCAGGCGATCCGCGACCGCAACAAGCTCGACACCCACCTGGTCGACGACGTCGTGCTGGGCTGCGTCATGCCGATCGGCGAGCAGGGCGCCGACATCGCCCGCACGGCCGCCGTGGTCGCCGGCTACGCCGAGACCGTGTCGGGCGTGCAGGTCAACCGCTTCTGCGCCTCCGGCCTGGAAGCCACCAACATGGCGGCCGCCCAGGTCATGTCCGGCCAGAGCGAGGCGGCGATCGGCGGCGGCATCGAGAGCATGAGCCGTGTGCCGATGGGCTCGGACGGTGGCGCCTGGCCGACCGACCCGGCCGTCGCTATCCCGATGTACTTCGTGCCGCAGGGCATCTCGGCCGACTTGATCGCCACCAAGTACGGGCTGAGCCGCGACGACGTGGACGCCTATGCCGTCGAATCGCAGAAGCGCGCCAAGCACGCCTGGGACAACGGCTACTTCAAGAAGTCGATCGTGCCGGTGAGGGACCAGAACGGCGTCGAACTGCTGGCCAACGACGAGCTGATGCGGCCCACCACCACCATGCAGACCCTGGCCGCGCTCGAGCCGAGCTTCAAGATGCAGGGCGAGATGATGCCGGGCTTCAATGCCGTCGCCATCCAGCGCTATCCCGAGGTCGAGAAGATCAACCACGTCCATCATGCCGGCAATTCGTCGGGCATCGTCGACGGCGCGGCGGCGATCCTGATCGGCACGAAGGAGTTCGGCCAGAAGGCCGGCCTCAAGCCGCGCGCGCGCATCCGCTCCTTCGCGTCCGTCGGCTCGGAGCCCGCCATCATGCTGACCGGTCCCGCGCCCTCGACCGAGAAGGCGCTGAAGCGGGCCGGCATGGGCGTGAAGGACATCGACCTGTTCGAGCTCAACGAGGCCTTCGCCGCCGTCGTGCTGCGCTACATGCAGATCCTCAAGATGCCGCACGACAAGATCAACGTGAACGGCGGTGCCATCGCCATGGGCCATCCGCTCGGCGCCACCGGAGCCATGATCCTCGGCACGCTGCTCGACGAACTGGAGCGGCGCAACCTCTCGACCGGCCTCGCCACGCTCTGCGTCGGCGCCGGCATGGGTACGGCCACCATCATCGAGCGCGTGTAG